A region of Saccharomyces mikatae IFO 1815 strain IFO1815 genome assembly, chromosome: 12 DNA encodes the following proteins:
- the SPO75 gene encoding Spo75p (similar to Saccharomyces cerevisiae SPO75 (YLL005C); ancestral locus Anc_5.211) — translation MNATKELTFNLLNKFQDKERFGSAQRHAGISLKGFISGILFSFLYFLFQLSLFIVLRSRFKTIYQANVVLKIFPGFKVCFARKQGKKHWSLFTFLKQLPRKVLNPIENFGQNERYGLDNYLFLRFLKLLIFFFAVLSIINIPILVPIHYFSKNILKDSEDEGYGKTFRTTSKLDKWTMSNLSQNSSNRLVCHLFLSIFVVLWFHVILSSELRFVNQLGYSVLTKSKYQNILYLEGLSNKSIAQNIFLEGFFKGLHPDCLDMVYFIPKNLRKVHNLELKLNKLQKSKEQIIFEIVLEKYFKRVSIHKHLIANHKKFFLSKLKNHLLFQYKRLLFLFQSRIPYYYSKIGLHWEKSNTLPLYYPKPSLNTETILERKYRILDKRIRKEKLIKFQINSLKTAPETKPSHPADKSPMTNLYTDKIFISFKSTILSNIIGELLSYRLPTQNLKVIIGPNIEDIIWGNILESSPFCKSAKYLLANILRVFVIIGWILPVAFLGLISQIPNISSLIPFTKIIYFQSPFIREVAKNLIPIVTLIIIIEIVPYFFRWLSYLRGLKTGAQIEADVQHWYFVFVFIHLFLVVTISSGFSIIIERLLNNPVSIPALLANDLPKCSNFFCSFILIRGMAYAGGNLLRIKELLLELLYYRWKKNSPHAQFKRLKTSLFFQLGSIYPIFSVLGCIGIIYSVVAPIILLLSCVSFLMVFFSFSYLFEYQYNRENYSETFGKLYIQALMQLYAGIYFMEFCLMGLFTLFDQYTLSTIMLVVFILTVITHSKISRQIRSKPQRMPTLEYLSSLTQETKSQFCQESYSFDDLFSVHKDMDKIWLPRDKLGISEEEQSFLEKSYHLNFDLNMYSMNLFTDSHLENNYLP, via the coding sequence ATGAATGCGACTAAAGAATTGACCTTTaatttattgaataaatttcaagataAGGAGAGGTTCGGATCTGCGCAAAGGCATGCTGGAATCTCATTGAAAGGGTTTATATCTGGTAtactgttttcttttttgtactttttgTTTCAGTTATCACTCTTTATTGTTTTAAGATCAAGATTCAAGACTATATACCAAGCCAACGTTGTCCTGAAGATTTTTCCAGGCTTCAAAGTTTGCTTTGCCagaaaacaaggaaaaaagcATTGGTCACTATTTACATTTCTTAAACAACTTCCAAGAAAAGTGTTAAATCCAATCGAAAACTTCGGCCAAAATGAAAGATATGGGTTGGATAACTATTTATTTCTGCGATTTCTCAAGCTCctaatattcttttttgcaGTCTTATCTATTATCAACATTCCAATATTGGTTCcaattcattatttttccaaaaacaTTCTGAAAGAtagtgaagatgaaggtTATGGGAAAACTTTTAGGACAACAAGTAAACTCGACAAGTGGACCATGTCAAATTTATCACAAAATTCTTCGAATAGGCTAGTTTGCCATCTGTTTTTGAGTATCTTTGTTGTACTCTGGTTTCACGTTATTCTTTCTTCGGAGCTAAGATTTGTCAATCAATTGGGGTACTCTGTTTTAACGAAAAGTAAATATCAGAATATCTTATATTTGGAAGGACTATCAAATAAATCGATTGCCCAAAATATCTTCCTAGAGGGATTCTTTAAAGGGTTACATCCTGATTGTTTAGATATGGTATACTTTATTCCAAAAAACTTGAGAAAAGTTCACAATTTAGAACTAAAACTAAATAAATTACAAAAGTCAAAAGAACAGATTATTTTCGAGATCGTATTAGAAAAATACTTTAAAAGAGTTTCAATACACAAACACTTGATAGCAAATCATAAgaaatttttcctttcgaAACTGAAAAACCATCTATTATTTCAATATAAAAGGctgttgtttttatttcaatCTCGTATTCCATATTATTATTCGAAAATTGGTCTACATTGggaaaaatcaaacacATTGCCATTATATTACCCTAAACCGAGCCTGAACACAGAAACTatattggaaagaaaatataggATCCTTGATAAAAGAATACGGAAGGAAAAGCTAatcaaatttcaaataaaCTCTTTGAAAACAGCTCCAGAAACCAAACCATCACATCCTGCTGATAAATCGCCAATGACAAATCTTTACACGGATAAAATATTCATTAGCTTCAAATCAACGATATTATCAAACATCATAGGTGAGCTACTTTCATATAGGCTACCAACCCAAAATTTAAAAGTAATAATAGGGCCCAACATTGAGGATATAATTTGGGGAAATATCCTCGAGTCATCTCCCTTTTGCAAAAGCGCTAAATATCTTTTGGCAAATATTCTGCGAGTTTTTGTGATTATTGGGTGGATTTTACCTGTTGCGTTTCTCGGTTTGATATCACAAATACCAAACATTTCCTCACTGATTCCATTTACAAAAatcatttattttcaatcCCCATTCATAAGAGAAGTTGCGAAGAATTTGATTCCGATAGTAActttgataataataatagaaatTGTACCGTACTTTTTTCGTTGGTTGAGTTATCTTCGGGGATTGAAAACGGGAGCACAGATAGAAGCTGATGTACAGCATTGGTATTTTGTCTTTGTGTTTATTCACCTGTTTCTAGTGGTTACAATATCATCAGGATTTTCTATAATTATTGAAAGACTTCTTAACAATCCTGTCAGTATACCCGCACTTTTGGCTAATGATTTACCCAAATGCTCCAACtttttctgttcttttattttgattagAGGAATGGCTTATGCAGGTGGCAACTTATTAAGAATAAAGGAACTCCTCCTTGAGCTGCTTTATTATagatggaaaaaaaatagtcCACATGCTCAATTTAAGAGGTTAAAaacatctttatttttccagCTAGGATCTATTTACCCTATTTTTTCAGTCCTGGGTTGTATCGGCATCATATATAGCGTTGTTGCTcctattatattattactaAGTTGCGTTTCGTTTTTGATGgtattcttttcctttagCTATCTGTTCGAGTACCAATATAACAGAGAGAATTACTCTGAAACGTTCGGTAAATTATACATACAGGCTCTAATGCAATTATACGCGGGTATTTATTTCATGGAGTTTTGTTTAATGGGTCTCTTTACACTTTTCGATCAATACACATTGTCAACTATAATGCTAGTTGTCTTTATTTTGACAGTAATAACGCACTCTAAAATTTCCAGGCAAATAAGATCGAAGCCTCAACGCATGCCAACTTTAGAATATTTGTCGAGTTTGACACAGGAAACAAAGAGCCAATTCTGTCAAGAGAGCTATAGTTTTGATGATCTTTTCTCAGTTCATAAGGATATGGATAAAATCTGGCTGCCGAGGGACAAACTAGGAATTTCTGAGGAAGAGCAatcttttttggaaaagtcTTATCACCTAAATTTCGATCTGAATATGTATTCCATGAATTTATTCACTGATAGTCACTTGGAGAATAACTACTTGCCTTAA
- the MMM1 gene encoding ERMES complex subunit MMM1 (similar to Saccharomyces cerevisiae MMM1 (YLL006W); ancestral locus Anc_5.210), translating to MGNKENESTETDSLMTFDDYISKELSEHLQRLIMDDLKGGTASNGMGQFSNNSKFNFSTNGSFKGLDDAIQTLQMQSVLHPSSLGSLTASSKFSGWSFAQGFFVGQLSIVLLFIFFLKFFIFSDEPSKSKNPPPASSGYKSKFREYPFISREFLTSLVRKGAKEHHEFNEEAGNEHLQELALILEKTYYNVDVHPAESLDWFNVLVAQIIQQFRGEAWHKDNILHSLNDFIGRKSSDLPDYLDTIKITELDTGDDFPIFSNCRIQYSPNSGSKKLEAKIDIDLNDHLTLGVETKLLLNYPKPGIAALPISLVVSIVRFQACLTVSLTNAEEFASTTSDGNNRDNNEGDSGYFLMFSFSPEYRMEFEIKSLIGSRSKLENIPKIGSVIEYQIKKWFVERCVEPRFQFVRLPSIWPRSKNTREEKPTE from the coding sequence ATGGGCAATAAGGAGAATGAGTCCACTGAAACCGATTCGTTAATGACTTTCGATGATTATATAAGCAAAGAGCTCTCTGAACATCTGCAGAGGCTAATCATGGATGATTTGAAAGGTGGTACTGCTTCAAATGGCATGGGACAGTTTTCAAATAACTCAAAGTTTAATTTTAGTACAAACGGAAGCTTCAAAGGTCTCGACGATGCAATTCAAACTTTACAGATGCAGAGCGTGCTGCATCCTTCGTCATTGGGATCGTTAACAGCGTCTTCCAAATTCTCGGGATGGTCATTTGCTCAAGGGTTTTTTGTAGGTCAACTGAGTATAGTActtttgttcatttttttcctaaagtttttcatattcagTGACGAACCATCTAAAAGTAAGAATCCGCCACCTGCATCATCTGGTTACAAGTCAAAATTCAGGGAATACCCCTTTATATCTCGCGAATTTCTTACTTCTCTTGTTAGAAAGGGTGCAAAAGAACATCACGAGTTCAATGAAGAGGCAGGAAATGAACACCTTCAAGAACTGGCTCTTATTTTAGAGAAAACCTATTATAACGTTGACGTGCATCCTGCAGAGTCTTTGGACTGGTTTAATGTTTTGGTCGCTCAAATAATACAGCAATTTCGTGGGGAAGCTTGGCACAAAGACAACATTCTCCATTCCTTGAATGACTTTATTGGAAGGAAATCATCAGACCTGCCTGATTATTTAGATACCATAAAAATAACGGAGCTCGATACAGGCGATGATTTCCCCATTTTCTCGAACTGCAGAATACAATATTCGCCAAATTCAGGTAGTAAAAAGTTAGAGGCCAAAATCGACATAGATTTAAACGATCACTTAACATTGGGAGTAGAAACAAAGTTATTACTTAATTACCCAAAGCCTGGTATTGCCGCTCTCCCTATAAGTTTGGTGGTATCAATTGTAAGGTTTCAGGCGTGTTTGACTGTGTCTTTAACCAATGCAGAGGAGTTCGCTTCTACTACTTCGGATGGTAACAATCGGGACAATAATGAGGGCGATTCTGGATACTTTCTgatgttttcattttctccTGAATATAGAAtggaatttgaaattaagTCACTAATCGGCTCAAGAtcaaaacttgaaaatattccCAAGATTGGCAGCGTTATTGaatatcaaataaaaaagtggTTTGTAGAACGATGTGTTGAACCAAGATTCCAATTCGTCAGGTTACCAAGCATATGGCCGCGTAGCAAAAATACGAGAGAAGAGAAGCCTACAGAGTAA
- the LMO1 gene encoding Lmo1p (similar to Saccharomyces cerevisiae YLL007C; ancestral locus Anc_5.209) encodes MNYNSQISDESLKNVRILLNFEIGNQVKSLTNAESKTCYNELVNTGNLEEKSDGYEKLFAQYVLFCDEKYLCESVIPDSRFWNIFYDSCQKLKPETLVPCLIKVFNVALKYTDSNKKKVIVRVCHISTENFQLIGILLLILSRRPIQRPLFTDTILSINLFLKCLLILCETSLQHAVKSVPAMLILLFRYNFPASISELVYIEDLQPLILGEFVPLKQRLINFLSSVNIDDYSCPLKEDLLRAIKDNSVFQKGLEMEMGNLPGTSLLNAYDTFTFLNSPNKSFKRLYTEQLLFGENDFPLYKAIFQLSDQFRRLFNETGKEEDLYSNSKNDLKLQIATVVLNRQVYFYKTIELFLRFWIESLAKSQNDMISLLNLAIITLRHVCLSSNDLELAVQTKSLLETQVDALNSMSYRFARTLQLDSIKKEQYRTWSSSIASFDTMLSGQVHDYVRHQRLLQLQKGTWVYAENPLNSEAGTPKVYFLIVSDNHASLLAREFETQTNDSPYLFDNKILTSPGCEALANGRTKVVVLKHITSFKSTGLTTPSRRTGNNVYVKLDESNVYTEVELKDRNNKTVLKFYLDTEEGKYIWLDGLKLISPSQHEDISEDTKDQIDTLFDLRKNVQMINLNVRQDIILPPPEASNESEDEEFYDLETLKKVTQNFYFD; translated from the coding sequence ATGAATTATAACAGCCAGATATCAGATGAAAGCTTGAAAAACGTGAGAATACTACtgaattttgaaatagGGAATCAGGTCAAGTCACTTACGAATGCAGAGTCGAAAACTTGTTATAATGAGCTGGTCAATACTGGaaatttggaagaaaaaagtgatGGATACGAAAAGCTATTCGCACAATACGTTCTTTTCTGTGATGAGAAATATTTATGTGAATCTGTAATTCCAGATTCTCGATTCTGGAATATATTCTACGATAGTTGTCAAAAGTTAAAGCCAGAAACACTGGTACCGTGTCTAATTAAGGTTTTTAATGTAGCCCTCAAATACACAGAttctaataaaaaaaaagtcattGTGAGAGTCTGCCACATCTCTACAGAGAACTTTCAACTCATAGGGATTCTTCTGCTCATATTGTCACGAAGGCCCATTCAAAGGCCATTGTTTACGGACACTATACTGTCTATAAACCTGTTTTTAAAATGTTTACTTATATTATGCGAAACATCACTGCAACATGCCGTAAAATCTGTACCTGCAATGCTCATTTTGTTATTTCGGTATAACTTTCCAGCTTCAATCTCTGAACTCGTTTACATAGAAGACTTACAACCATTAATCCTGGGAGAATTCGTACCTTTAAAGCAGAGACTAATAAATTTTCTGTCATCAGTTAATATTGATGATTATTCCTGTCCACTAAAAGAAGATCTTCTTAGGGCCATCAAAGATAATTCCGTATTTCAAAAGGGACTAGAAATGGAGATGGGCAATCTTCCTGGTACGAGTTTGTTAAATGCGTATGACACATTTACATTCTTGAATAGTCCCAATAAATCATTCAAGAGACTTTACACTGAACAGCTATTGTTTGGAGAAAATGATTTTCCTCTTTATAAAGCAATATTTCAGCTATCAGATCAATTTAGAAGacttttcaatgaaactggaaaggaagaagatctGTAttcaaactcaaaaaaCGATTTGAAATTGCAAATTGCCACCGTTGTTCTTAATCGGCaagtttatttttacaAAACAATCGAGTtgtttttgagattttggATAGAATCATTAGCGAAATCCCAAAATGATATGATTTCACTATTAAATTTGGCTATTATTACTTTAAGACATGTTTGCTTATCATCAAACGATTTGGAGTTGGCAGTACAAACAAAATCACTTCTGGAGACTCAGGTTGATGCACTCAACTCTATGAGCTATAGATTCGCAAGAACATTACAATTAGACTCAATTAAAAAAGAGCAATACCGTACTTGGTCATCTAGTATTGCTAGCTTCGATACAATGTTATCAGGCCAAGTTCATGATtatgttcgtcatcaaaGACTTCTTCAATTGCAAAAAGGTACATGGGTGTATGCAGAAAATCCATTGAATTCTGAAGCTGGGACTCCAAAGGTTTACTTCCTCATAGTGTCGGATAATCATGCAAGTTTACTGGCCCGAGAATTTGAAACCCAAACAAATGATTCACCTTACTTAtttgataataaaatcCTGACAAGTCCAGGTTGTGAAGCATTAGCTAACGGCAGAACAAAAGTTGTCGTTTTGAAACATATAACCTCTTTTAAAAGCACAGGTCTTACTACGCCCAGCCGTCGAACCGGCAATAACGTATACGTCAAATTGGATGAAAGCAATGTGTATACTGAAGTTGAATTAAAAGATCGTAATAACAAAACAGTCTTAAAGTTTTACTTAGACACAGAAGAGGGAAAGTATATATGGTTAGACGGATTGAAATTGATATCCCCATCGCAGCATGAGGATATATCTGAAGATACGAAAGATCAAATAGACACACTATTTGATTTAAGAAAAAACGTACAGATGATAAATTTAAATGTTCGTCAAGATATTATATTGCCCCCACCCGAAGCAAGCAACGAgagtgaagatgaagaattttACGACTTGGAAACATTAAAGAAAGTAACCCagaatttttattttgattag